A DNA window from Azotosporobacter soli contains the following coding sequences:
- a CDS encoding DUF3795 domain-containing protein encodes MSSVCGVDCTKCPDFNKECAGCDAQAGKVFWTKYIEKDCCPIFSCVKEKGYPTCGACAQVPCDLWFSLKDPARSEEEHQRKIQERLVELKRA; translated from the coding sequence ATGAGCAGCGTATGTGGAGTGGATTGTACGAAATGTCCCGATTTTAACAAAGAGTGCGCGGGATGCGACGCACAGGCGGGCAAAGTTTTTTGGACCAAGTATATTGAGAAAGATTGCTGTCCGATTTTTAGCTGCGTAAAAGAAAAAGGTTATCCGACCTGCGGCGCTTGCGCGCAAGTTCCCTGTGATCTGTGGTTTTCGTTAAAAGACCCCGCCCGGAGTGAAGAAGAACATCAAAGAAAGATTCAAGAGCGACTTGTCGAATTGAAACGGGCTTGA
- a CDS encoding YafY family protein yields the protein MKLNRLFEITTVLLNKGSVTAKELADRFGVSTRTIYRDVDVLSSAGVPVYMSKGNGGGIALLEDYALNRTIISDQESESLLLAVRTLQVTNYPDVDVILEKMGALFKNAPPNDWIEIDFSAWSSTPNEQNKFNDIRKAMLERKVIRFEYVNGDGKRSCRFAEPEKLLFKGYAWYLIAFCRQRRQQRIFRMSRIKNVEISEEKFTRCPLAETACEENKAFTEPLVPIKMRFQPQVLNRLYDEFDDAFISKEEAGHYDVTVSFPENEWLYNYILSFGAFVEVLEPPHIRANVAARIRQAVKIYEA from the coding sequence ATGAAACTCAACCGCTTGTTTGAAATCACGACGGTGCTGCTTAATAAGGGAAGCGTGACCGCAAAGGAACTCGCCGACCGCTTCGGCGTATCGACCCGGACGATTTATCGTGATGTGGATGTGCTGTCGTCAGCCGGCGTGCCGGTGTATATGAGTAAAGGCAATGGCGGCGGCATAGCGCTGCTGGAAGACTATGCGCTCAACCGGACGATCATTTCCGATCAGGAAAGCGAAAGCTTGCTGTTGGCGGTCAGGACGCTGCAAGTGACCAACTATCCGGATGTGGATGTGATTCTTGAAAAAATGGGGGCGCTGTTTAAAAATGCGCCGCCAAACGATTGGATTGAAATTGATTTTTCCGCTTGGAGCAGTACGCCGAACGAGCAAAACAAGTTTAACGACATCCGAAAGGCGATGCTGGAGAGAAAGGTGATTCGTTTTGAATATGTAAACGGCGACGGCAAGAGGAGTTGCCGCTTTGCAGAGCCGGAGAAATTGCTCTTTAAAGGCTATGCATGGTATTTGATCGCGTTTTGCCGACAACGCCGGCAGCAGCGAATTTTTCGCATGTCGCGGATTAAAAATGTGGAAATAAGCGAGGAGAAATTTACGCGCTGCCCGCTTGCCGAAACGGCGTGCGAGGAGAATAAGGCATTTACGGAACCGCTTGTGCCGATAAAAATGCGCTTTCAGCCGCAGGTTCTGAACCGTTTGTACGACGAGTTTGACGATGCCTTTATCAGCAAAGAGGAAGCAGGCCATTACGACGTGACCGTCTCGTTTCCGGAAAATGAATGGCTGTATAATTATATTTTATCGTTCGGCGCTTTTGTCGAGGTCTTGGAACCGCCGCATATCAGAGCCAACGTTGCGGCGCGAATACGGCAAGCGGTGAAAATATACGAAGCGTAA
- a CDS encoding CPCC family cysteine-rich protein produces MTNSRDCCPCCGYLTLPKRMHPQMPQWDICGLCHWEDDGQTDRDADRVYGGPNQRYSLTEARANFKKYLIMYSPDNDTRIVSGDWPEEIEIKKSLIKLFEESKTLNNQCRADEIWEEIINLENKLDEITSLKINQFYKERNLED; encoded by the coding sequence ATGACAAATTCTAGAGACTGTTGTCCTTGTTGTGGCTATCTTACATTACCGAAAAGAATGCACCCTCAAATGCCGCAATGGGATATTTGCGGCTTATGTCATTGGGAAGATGATGGCCAGACTGATAGAGATGCTGATAGAGTATATGGCGGACCTAATCAAAGATATTCCTTAACAGAAGCAAGAGCTAACTTTAAGAAGTATCTAATAATGTATTCTCCAGATAATGATACAAGGATAGTTTCTGGTGATTGGCCCGAAGAAATAGAGATTAAGAAATCTCTAATCAAATTATTCGAGGAAAGTAAGACTTTAAATAATCAATGCAGGGCGGATGAAATTTGGGAAGAAATAATTAACCTTGAAAACAAGCTAGATGAAATTACAAGTCTGAAAATCAACCAATTTTACAAGGAAAGGAATTTAGAGGACTGA
- a CDS encoding contact-dependent growth inhibition system immunity protein, producing MNENMRNSTVGEIVGGILNSKLGYGLSDWFKALQNKKLKEIKDEDISRLIRQGVIVKYAVFEATNRLLENPTMGIYDGEGLAEISKLSQEFWCKNDSLRIKLKAIIFQLTNNNLLENFEWMSESCKKEFSVNLETLKTKLLE from the coding sequence ATGAATGAAAATATGAGAAATTCTACAGTTGGTGAAATTGTTGGGGGGATTCTAAATTCGAAATTGGGATATGGACTTTCGGACTGGTTTAAAGCATTGCAAAACAAGAAATTGAAAGAAATTAAAGATGAGGATATTTCTAGGCTTATTAGGCAAGGTGTAATCGTAAAGTATGCAGTGTTTGAAGCTACAAATAGACTGTTGGAAAATCCGACGATGGGGATATATGATGGGGAAGGACTAGCTGAGATATCTAAGTTAAGTCAAGAATTTTGGTGCAAAAATGATAGTCTTCGAATAAAGTTAAAAGCAATAATTTTTCAGTTGACTAACAATAATTTGCTTGAAAATTTTGAGTGGATGTCAGAGTCTTGCAAAAAAGAATTTTCAGTTAATCTTGAGACTTTGAAAACTAAACTGTTAGAATAA
- a CDS encoding LysR family transcriptional regulator: MEFRQLQAFSAVARSASFTKAAEFLGYAQSSITTQVQLLEQELEMKLFDRLGKRVVLTENGRRFLPYAKQILSLAEQAKGLSAAACTPRGTITIGAPESLCATRLPLLLQEYHARYPAVKIILKMGAYKEFQYWLKNNQIDIAFFFQRSLRHSDFVIKPLTEEEIVAVAKPGYRRSCEESLSPAALAGETLILGERDCSYRVILEDILAKENIYPETLMELDSVTAILQCAKSGLGIAFLPRFVVEKELARGELADLKWSGEAFATRVQMGYHKDKWISSILSTFIEVTETVFIKSCGDEPACLTK; encoded by the coding sequence ATGGAATTTCGACAATTGCAGGCGTTTTCTGCGGTGGCGCGAAGCGCCAGTTTTACGAAAGCCGCTGAATTTCTCGGCTATGCGCAGTCCAGCATTACGACGCAGGTTCAATTGCTGGAGCAGGAACTCGAGATGAAACTGTTTGACCGTTTAGGAAAACGCGTGGTGCTGACCGAAAACGGGCGGCGCTTTTTGCCGTATGCCAAACAAATTTTATCGCTGGCCGAGCAGGCAAAAGGACTGAGCGCAGCGGCCTGCACGCCGCGCGGCACGATTACGATCGGCGCGCCGGAATCGCTGTGCGCGACGCGGCTGCCCTTGTTGCTGCAGGAATATCATGCGCGCTATCCAGCGGTGAAAATCATCCTGAAGATGGGCGCGTATAAGGAATTTCAATACTGGCTTAAGAACAACCAGATCGACATCGCATTCTTCTTTCAACGCAGTCTGCGTCATTCGGATTTTGTGATTAAGCCGCTGACGGAGGAGGAGATCGTCGCGGTTGCCAAACCGGGCTATCGCCGGTCCTGCGAAGAATCTCTCAGCCCGGCGGCGCTGGCAGGCGAGACGCTGATCTTGGGAGAACGCGACTGCAGTTACCGCGTGATACTCGAAGACATCCTGGCGAAAGAAAATATTTACCCGGAGACGCTCATGGAACTCGACAGCGTGACCGCGATCCTGCAATGCGCCAAAAGCGGTTTGGGGATCGCGTTCCTGCCGCGTTTTGTCGTAGAGAAAGAACTGGCGCGCGGCGAACTGGCCGATCTGAAATGGAGCGGCGAAGCGTTCGCGACGCGGGTCCAGATGGGGTACCACAAAGACAAGTGGATATCGTCGATTCTGAGCACGTTTATCGAGGTGACGGAAACGGTTTTTATAAAATCTTGTGGGGATGAACCTGCTTGCCTAACCAAGTAA
- a CDS encoding Na+/H+ antiporter NhaC family protein — protein sequence MDISIAFFIFFGSLFFSLSKGITVLLPLLLGLAAFLFAALRRGHKLSALCSMMQHAAKKSMIVLKIFLLIGILTAVWRACGTISFIVYHAIAFMSAEYFLLSAFVLCCLVSALLGTSFGTVGTIGVVLMVLAQSGQADPTMTAGAIIAGAYFGDRCSPLSSSANLVSALTQTELHLNLKNMLKTTLLPLALSLAAYAYLSQFSPLHFYNDQMSHEITQMFRLDAIVFLPALLILLLTLFKVDVKRSMALSILCGILIAIFIQGISPEQMLQYIVSGYRVEGGGPFAAIIQGGGLYSMLNVALIVLISSAYSGIFSGTGFLRDLEELFATLGDKIGLYASTILASIITASFSCNQTLAVMLTHQFLHKSYAARRLSSYRLAVDLENTVIVISPLIPWNIAGAFPAAALSVDSGFILYAFYLFLVPLCNLCFPASRLSVPVCNDAPLCTKES from the coding sequence TTGGATATAAGTATCGCGTTTTTTATTTTTTTCGGCTCTTTATTTTTTTCTCTCAGCAAGGGAATCACGGTCCTGCTGCCGCTTTTGCTCGGCCTTGCCGCCTTCCTCTTTGCGGCGCTGCGGCGCGGCCATAAGCTAAGCGCGCTGTGCAGCATGATGCAGCACGCTGCCAAAAAGTCGATGATCGTACTGAAAATCTTTCTCCTGATCGGCATCCTTACCGCGGTCTGGCGCGCCTGCGGCACGATTTCTTTCATCGTCTATCACGCAATCGCTTTCATGAGCGCAGAGTACTTTCTTCTCTCCGCTTTCGTACTCTGCTGTCTTGTTTCTGCATTACTGGGAACATCGTTCGGCACGGTCGGGACGATCGGCGTCGTCTTGATGGTGCTTGCGCAAAGCGGCCAGGCCGACCCCACAATGACCGCCGGGGCGATCATCGCGGGCGCTTATTTCGGCGACCGTTGTTCCCCGTTATCATCGAGCGCCAATCTGGTTTCCGCGCTGACGCAAACCGAGCTGCATTTAAATCTGAAGAACATGCTTAAGACGACGCTGCTGCCGCTCGCGCTCTCGCTCGCAGCCTATGCATATCTCTCGCAGTTTTCGCCGCTGCATTTTTACAACGATCAAATGTCCCATGAAATCACGCAAATGTTCCGTTTGGATGCGATCGTATTCTTGCCCGCGCTGCTGATTCTGCTGCTCACTTTGTTCAAGGTCGACGTGAAACGGTCGATGGCGCTCAGCATCCTCTGCGGCATTTTGATCGCAATCTTCATTCAGGGAATTTCGCCGGAGCAAATGCTACAATACATTGTCAGCGGCTACCGCGTCGAAGGCGGCGGCCCGTTTGCCGCCATCATCCAGGGCGGCGGCCTGTACTCGATGCTAAACGTCGCTTTGATCGTCCTGATCTCCTCCGCCTATTCCGGCATTTTTTCCGGAACCGGCTTTCTGCGCGATTTGGAGGAACTGTTTGCCACGCTCGGCGACAAAATCGGTCTCTATGCTTCCACGATCCTCGCCAGCATAATCACCGCGTCCTTTAGCTGCAATCAGACGCTGGCCGTGATGCTGACGCATCAATTCCTGCACAAGAGTTACGCTGCACGCCGCCTTTCCTCCTATCGCCTCGCGGTCGACCTGGAGAACACCGTCATCGTCATTTCGCCGCTGATCCCCTGGAACATCGCCGGCGCCTTTCCGGCCGCCGCGTTGTCGGTCGACTCCGGTTTCATTCTTTATGCGTTTTATCTCTTCCTGGTTCCGCTCTGCAATTTATGTTTTCCCGCTTCCCGACTGTCTGTGCCGGTTTGCAACGATGCACCTCTCTGCACAAAAGAATCATAA
- a CDS encoding peroxiredoxin has product MTAKVGEKAPDFTMTTTENIDTLDHVVQLGDYQGKWLILFFYPLDFTFVCPTEIRGFNSRIEELRALGAEVLGVSTDSVYSHRAWIKTSQEEGGLGELHYPLASDITKQVAQDYGVLIEEKGISLRGLFIIDPEGVVRYQVVSDLNVGRSVGEIIRVLQALQTGGLCPIDWQAGEKTI; this is encoded by the coding sequence ATGACGGCTAAAGTTGGCGAAAAAGCCCCGGATTTTACAATGACTACTACGGAAAATATCGATACGCTGGATCACGTGGTGCAGCTTGGCGATTACCAGGGAAAATGGTTGATTCTCTTTTTCTATCCGTTGGACTTCACGTTTGTCTGCCCGACCGAGATCAGAGGCTTCAATTCCCGGATCGAGGAACTCAGAGCGCTTGGCGCGGAAGTACTCGGCGTAAGTACCGACAGTGTTTATTCGCATCGCGCGTGGATCAAAACGTCGCAGGAAGAAGGCGGACTCGGCGAACTGCATTATCCGCTGGCGTCCGATATCACGAAGCAAGTCGCACAGGATTACGGCGTGTTGATTGAGGAAAAAGGGATTTCGCTGCGCGGTCTCTTTATCATCGACCCCGAAGGCGTTGTCCGCTATCAGGTGGTAAGCGACCTGAATGTCGGGCGCAGCGTCGGCGAGATCATACGCGTGCTGCAGGCCTTGCAGACCGGCGGTTTGTGCCCGATCGACTGGCAGGCCGGTGAAAAAACGATCTGA
- a CDS encoding class I fructose-bisphosphate aldolase, whose product MSYGLTTNQIAALLGEDATFLLGFSAPKIAKTMLRTPGPTFLEDVFTDSDRNNRVIGNLARLYQSGRLGGSGYLSIFPVDQGIEHSAGASFAANPLYFDPEHIVRLALEAGCNGVASTLGVLGLVSRRYAHKIPFIVKINHNELLTYPNKADQILFASVDQAYEMGAAGIGATIYFGSSESGRQIVEVSEAFDYAHQKGLFTILWCYLRNPAFKKDKDYHESADLTGQANHLGVTIAADLIKQKLPTNFGGYTALNMGDSSYGKFDQRMYSDLLSEHPIDLARYQVLNNYRGKIGLINSGGASGENDLADAVKTAVINKRAGGSGLIAGRKAFQKPFEEGVRLLQAIQDVYLNPEITIA is encoded by the coding sequence ATGAGTTATGGATTGACAACGAATCAAATCGCGGCGTTACTCGGCGAGGATGCGACATTCTTGCTCGGGTTTTCCGCGCCGAAGATTGCGAAGACGATGCTGAGAACGCCCGGCCCAACTTTTTTGGAAGATGTGTTTACCGATTCGGACCGGAACAACCGGGTGATTGGTAATTTGGCGCGTTTGTATCAGTCAGGGCGCTTGGGCGGCTCGGGTTATTTGTCGATTTTTCCGGTTGATCAGGGGATTGAGCATTCGGCGGGAGCGTCTTTTGCCGCCAATCCGCTGTATTTTGACCCGGAGCATATTGTCCGCTTGGCGTTGGAGGCGGGCTGCAACGGTGTTGCGTCGACGCTCGGAGTTCTGGGACTGGTGTCGCGGCGCTATGCGCATAAGATCCCGTTTATCGTAAAGATTAATCACAATGAATTGCTGACTTATCCCAACAAGGCGGATCAAATCTTGTTCGCGTCGGTGGATCAAGCTTATGAAATGGGCGCTGCCGGAATCGGCGCGACGATTTATTTCGGTTCGTCGGAGTCGGGGCGGCAAATCGTTGAGGTTAGCGAAGCGTTTGATTATGCGCACCAAAAGGGCTTGTTTACGATCCTTTGGTGCTATCTGCGCAATCCGGCTTTCAAAAAAGACAAAGACTATCACGAATCGGCGGATTTAACCGGGCAGGCGAATCATTTGGGCGTGACGATTGCCGCCGACTTGATCAAACAGAAGCTGCCGACCAATTTCGGCGGCTATACGGCGCTGAACATGGGCGACAGTAGCTACGGAAAATTTGACCAACGCATGTACAGTGATCTGCTGTCGGAACATCCGATTGACCTGGCGCGTTATCAGGTGCTCAACAATTATCGGGGGAAAATCGGCTTGATCAACTCAGGCGGCGCATCCGGCGAAAATGATCTGGCCGATGCGGTGAAAACCGCTGTCATCAACAAGCGGGCCGGAGGCAGTGGATTGATTGCCGGGCGCAAGGCGTTTCAAAAACCGTTTGAAGAAGGCGTGCGTTTGTTGCAGGCCATTCAGGATGTGTACTTAAACCCGGAAATCACAATTGCCTGA